One part of the Vitis riparia cultivar Riparia Gloire de Montpellier isolate 1030 chromosome 6, EGFV_Vit.rip_1.0, whole genome shotgun sequence genome encodes these proteins:
- the LOC117915579 gene encoding probable serine/threonine-protein kinase PBL18, with protein sequence MGNCCRRPAKCAHASSTHFSAQSDRTKPPSKAYKDSTSSSQHTPFGTLNKILVSSKSDISASNSVKDFSFNDLKNASKNFRSESLLGEGGFGCVFKGWLDENTLAPTKPGTGMVVAIKKLKTESFQGHKEWLAEVNYLGQLHHENLVKLIGYCSESENRLLVYEFMSKGSLENHLFKKGVQPITWATRMSIAIDVAQGISFLHSLDANVIYRDLKASNILLDSDFKAKLSDFGLARDGPTGDNTHVSTRVVGTRGYAAPEYVATGHLTPKSDVYSFGVVLLELLSGRRAMDDEKAGGVEETLVDWAKPFLSDNRRVLRIMDTRLGGQYSKKGAQAAASLALQCLHTDPKNRPLMTDVLAALERLPTSRDIPRTPSPRVEYHSMKHSSNPGHTHKATAGATNLV encoded by the exons ATGGGGAATTGCTGCAGAAGACCTGCCAAATGTGCCCATGCTTCTTCTACTCACTTTTCTGCCCAGTCTG ATCGTACAAAGCCCCCCAGTAAGGCATATAAGGATTCAACTTCTTCCAGCCAGCATACACCTTTTGGAACCTTGAACAAAATTTTGGTATCATCCAAAAGTGATATATCTGCCTCCAATAGTGTCAAGGACTTTAGCTTCAATGATCTCAAGAATGCCTCCAAGAACTTCCGCTCAGAGAGCCTTCTTGGTGAGGGAGGATTTGGGTGTGTTTTCAAAGGCTGGCTTGATGAGAACACTTTAGCTCCCACCAAACCTGGGACGGGGATGGTAGTGGCCATCAAGAAACTCAAGACAGAAAGCTTTCAAGGCCACAAGGAATGGCTT GCGGAAGTAAACTACTTAGGTCAGCTTCACCATGAAAATCTCGTGAAACTCATCGGGTATTGCTCAGAGTCTGAGAATAGACTTCTGGTATACGAGTTTATGTCAAAGGGaagtttggaaaatcatttattCAAAA AAGGTGTTCAACCAATAACTTGGGCTACACGGATGAGTATCGCTATTGATGTTGCGCAAGGAATATCCTTCTTACATAGTTTAGATGCCAACGTAATCTACCGTGATTTAAAAGCTTCAAACATTCTGCTTGATTCG GATTTTAAAGCAAAGCTTTCAGATTTTGGCTTAGCAAGGGATGGTCCTACTGGAGATAACACTCATGTTTCAACCAGAGTCGTGGGAACTCGGGGTTATGCAGCCCCTGAATATGTTGCAACAG GTCATTTAACCCCAAAGAGTGATGTATATAGCTTTGGGGTAGTCTTGTTAGAGCTGCTATCAGGTAGAAGAGCAATGGATGATGAGAAGGCTGGGGGTGTTGAAGAAACTCTAGTAGACTGGGCAAAACCTTTTCTTAGTGACAACAGGCGAGTTCTGAGAATCATGGATACTCGGTTGGGTGGTCAGTACTCGAAGAAAGGAGCTCAAGCTGCAGCATCACTTGCATTGCAGTGCCTCCACACAGACCCCAAAAACCGGCCACTTATGACAGATGTTCTAGCCGCACTGGAGCGACTTCCCACATCAAGGGACATTCCTAGGACCCCGTCGCCTAGGGTAGAATATCACAGTATGAAGCATTCATCAAATCCCGGTCACACTCACAAGGCAACAGCCGGAGCCACAAACTTGGTATGA
- the LOC117916677 gene encoding probable alkaline/neutral invertase F — protein MAEDQSVITNENFDSSEANDDKCTQTLDAAKTPHPRPTSFDQNLMFIEAWEHLRRSVVYYKGQAVGTMAALDNASGALNYDQVFVRDFVPSALAYLMKGELEIVKNFLLRTLHLQLSVKGIDRFALGQGLMSASFKFLHSFKVLHNPVRGVDTLIADFGETAIGRVAGVDSGFWWIILLHAYTRATGDYSLSHRPECQNGMKLILSVCLAEGFDTFPTLLCADGCGMADRRMGVYGYPIEIQALFFMALRCAVHLLQEDDGKEFIMRIEKRLQALTYHMRSYFWLDFQQLNNIYRYKTEEYSHTAVNKFNVIPDSIPDWVFDFMPMKGGYFIANVSPARMDFRWFVLGNCVAILSSLATHNQSMAILDLIEERWGELVGKMPLKLSYPALDIHGWSIETGSDPKNTRWSYHNGGSWPGLLWLVTAACIKTGRPGIARKAIELAEQRLSKDDWQEYYDGKEGCYVGKQSRRLQTCSIAGYLVSKMLLEEPSHLGIIALEEDEKIKPTTISRSTTLPTKFRGYP, from the exons ATGGCAGAAGATCAAAGTGTGattacaaatgaaaattttgattcatctGAAGCAAACGATGATAAATGTACTCAGACTCTTGACGCTGCAAAGACTCCTCATCCAAGACCTACGTCTTTTGATCAGAATTTGATGTTTATTGAAGCTTGGGAACATTTGAGACGGTCGGTTGTTTATTACAAGGGACAAGCAGTTGGTACCATGGCTGCACTTGATAATGCATCAGGTGCACTCAACTATGATCAG GTTTTTGTCAGAGATTTTGTCCCTAGTGCTTTAGCATACTTGATGAAGGGAGAGCTAGAAATAGTGAAGAACTTTCTACTGAGGACTCTCCATCTTCAGTTGTCGGTGAAAGGCATTGATCGCTTCGCACTTGGACAAGGACTCATGTCAGCCAGCTTCAAATTTCTGCACAGCTTCAAAGTTCTGCACAATCCTGTGAGGGGCGTTGATACCTTGATTGCAGATTTTGGAGAAACTGCCATTGGAAGAGTTGCTGGGGTTGATTCTGGGTTTTGGTGGATCATCCTCCTACACGCCTACACAAGGGCAACTGGGGACTATTCCTTATCTCATAGACCGGAATGCCAGAATGGAATGAAGCTGATACTGTCTGTGTGTCTGGCTGAAGGGTTTGATACATTCCCAACGCTTCTTTGTGCTGATGGTTGTGGCATGGCTGACCGCAGAATG GGAGTTTATGGCTACCCAATTGAGATTCAAGCACTGTTTTTCATGGCACTGAGGTGTGCAGTTCACCTCCTTCAAGAAGATGATGGGAAGGAGTTCATTATGAGGATTGAAAAACGATTACAGGCATTGACCTACCATATGCGCAGTTACTTCTGGCTTGATTTTCAGCAACTGAACAACATATACCGGTACAAGACAGAGGAGTATTCGCATACTGCTGTCAACAAGTTCAATGTCATTCCTGACTCCATTCCAGACTGGGTTTTCGACTTCATGCCAATGAAAGGAGGATACTTCATTGCTAATGTTAGTCCGGCCAGAATGGACTTCCGGTGGTTTGTTTTAGGCAACTGTGTTGCGATTCTGTCTTCCCTTGCAACTCACAATCAGTCCATGGCCATACTGGATCTCATTGAAGAAAGGTGGGGAGAGCTTGTAGGCAAAATGCCTCTTAAGCTCTCTTATCCAGCTTTGGACATTCATGGCTGGTCCATAGAAACCGGCAGTGACCCCAAAAATACAAGATGGAGCTATCACAATGGGGGATCATGGCCAG GTCTCTTGTGGTTGGTTACTGCAGCCTGCATCAAAACCGGACGGCCGGGGATAGCAAGAAAGGCGATAGAGCTAGCTGAGCAGCGGCTgtccaaggatgattggcaagAATACTATGATGGAAAGGAGGGCTGCTACGTGGGGAAACAGTCTAGGAGACTGCAGACATGTTCCATTGCTGGGTACTTGGTTTCCAAGATGTTACTTGAGGAGCCCTCACATCTTGGGATCATTGCTCTCGAGGAAGACGAGAAAATCAAGCCCACTACTATTAGTCGCTCAACCACATTGCCTACTAAGTTCCGGGGCTAtccttga